The following coding sequences lie in one Myxococcus xanthus genomic window:
- the nadE gene encoding NAD(+) synthase, with protein sequence MRLVKLGLASVNTTVGSFTRNTDKALALAGKMAAEGVTLGVFQEQLIAGYPAEDMVQWQGFMDRQWPELERFARETAPLPTVFVVGVGVAHQGLRLNCAAVVAGGRILGLVPKEKLPTYSVFYEARTFGRGQPGMAEVHRGVPLGDYLFHFDFGVVAPEVCEDIWSADGPMRRRTYSGAELVVNLSASPFRLGFVETRRELIATRAADHQCTIAYSNAVGSNDGLIFDGGGFLNQNGRHVMETPRFQEGYTAAVVDLDRTLRLRAEATTWRVDRESWLAQGGQAVPVLDCTQVVHTKRDALTFPVPPHRSFFLPSPDTRRTARDALCEDILDALSLGVGDYFEKTRAFKVLGIALSGGRDSLLTLLIAHRYAKRARPENPGSLIQAFYMPSRYSSDATRDAAETIARELGVAFQVVSIDEAFERERAVAKTMLGGKDVTPITEQNIQARLRAQRMWNWSNSCGGLFLQTGNMSEKSVGYTTIGGDLMGALAVIANVPKTVVMYLLDYLQDTTGYEGIRKVLAKPAGPELAHDQVGEEELMPFPILDACFYLYGSEKLTPAEILQALTAMFPEVPSSRLSGYVEKFVRLFQQSIYKWVQSPLSLHIGNLDLDRERALQLPVVTGTEWMRQG encoded by the coding sequence ATGCGGCTCGTGAAGCTCGGGCTTGCCAGTGTGAACACCACCGTGGGGTCCTTCACCCGGAACACGGACAAGGCGCTGGCGTTGGCGGGGAAGATGGCGGCGGAGGGCGTCACGCTGGGCGTCTTCCAGGAGCAGCTCATCGCGGGCTACCCGGCCGAGGACATGGTGCAGTGGCAGGGCTTCATGGACCGCCAGTGGCCGGAGCTGGAGCGGTTCGCGCGTGAGACGGCGCCCTTGCCCACCGTCTTCGTGGTGGGCGTGGGCGTGGCCCATCAGGGCCTGCGCCTCAACTGCGCGGCGGTGGTGGCCGGTGGCCGCATCCTGGGCCTGGTCCCCAAGGAGAAGCTGCCCACCTACAGCGTCTTCTACGAGGCGCGCACCTTCGGCCGCGGTCAGCCGGGCATGGCGGAGGTCCACCGGGGCGTGCCGCTGGGGGACTACCTGTTCCACTTCGACTTCGGCGTGGTGGCCCCGGAGGTGTGCGAGGACATCTGGAGCGCGGACGGCCCCATGCGGCGGCGCACGTACTCCGGCGCGGAGCTGGTGGTGAACCTGTCCGCGTCGCCCTTCCGGCTGGGCTTCGTGGAGACGCGGCGCGAGCTCATCGCCACCCGCGCGGCGGACCACCAGTGCACCATTGCCTACAGCAACGCGGTGGGCAGCAACGACGGCCTCATCTTCGACGGCGGCGGCTTCCTCAACCAGAACGGCCGCCACGTCATGGAGACGCCGCGCTTCCAGGAAGGCTACACGGCGGCGGTGGTGGACCTGGACCGCACCCTGCGCCTGCGCGCCGAGGCCACCACCTGGCGCGTGGACCGCGAGTCATGGCTGGCGCAAGGCGGCCAGGCGGTGCCGGTGCTGGACTGCACACAGGTGGTGCATACGAAGCGCGACGCGCTGACGTTCCCGGTGCCTCCCCACCGCAGCTTCTTCCTGCCGTCTCCGGACACGCGCCGCACCGCGCGGGATGCGCTGTGCGAGGACATCCTCGACGCGCTCTCCCTGGGCGTGGGCGACTACTTCGAGAAGACGCGCGCCTTCAAGGTGCTGGGCATCGCGCTGTCGGGGGGACGGGACTCGCTGCTGACGCTGCTCATCGCGCACCGCTACGCGAAGCGCGCGCGGCCGGAGAACCCCGGTTCGCTCATCCAGGCGTTCTACATGCCCAGCCGTTACTCCAGCGACGCCACGCGCGACGCGGCGGAGACGATTGCGCGCGAGCTGGGCGTGGCCTTCCAGGTGGTGTCCATCGACGAGGCCTTCGAGCGCGAGCGCGCCGTCGCGAAGACGATGCTGGGTGGCAAGGACGTCACGCCGATTACCGAGCAGAACATCCAGGCCCGCCTGCGCGCCCAGCGCATGTGGAACTGGAGCAACTCCTGCGGCGGACTCTTCCTGCAGACGGGCAACATGAGCGAGAAGTCCGTGGGCTACACCACCATCGGGGGTGACCTCATGGGCGCGCTGGCCGTCATCGCCAACGTCCCGAAGACGGTGGTGATGTACCTGCTTGACTACCTCCAGGACACCACGGGCTACGAGGGCATCCGCAAGGTGCTCGCCAAGCCCGCGGGGCCGGAGCTGGCGCATGACCAGGTGGGCGAAGAGGAGTTGATGCCCTTCCCCATCCTCGACGCCTGCTTCTACCTGTACGGCAGTGAGAAGCTGACGCCCGCCGAAATCCTCCAGGCGCTCACCGCCATGTTCCCGGAGGTGCCGTCATCCCGCCTGAGCGGCTACGTGGAGAAGTTCGTCCGCCTCTTCCAGCAGTCTATCTACAAGTGGGTGCAGTCACCGCTGTCGCTCCACATCGGCAACCTGGACCTGGACCGGGAGCGCGCGTTGCAACTGCCCGTCGTCACCGGCACGGAGTGGATGCGGCAGGGGTAG
- a CDS encoding FKBP-type peptidyl-prolyl cis-trans isomerase, producing MGLNVEDVKVGTGTEATAGKSVTVHYVGTLTSGSKFDSSRDRGQGFTFRLGAGQVIEGWDKGVAGMKVGGVRKLTIPPEMGYGARGFPPVIPPNSTLLFEVELLDVR from the coding sequence ATGGGTTTGAATGTGGAAGACGTGAAGGTGGGCACCGGCACGGAGGCAACGGCCGGCAAGTCCGTTACCGTGCACTACGTGGGGACGCTGACCAGCGGCTCCAAGTTCGATAGCAGCCGGGACCGGGGCCAGGGCTTCACGTTCCGCCTGGGCGCCGGGCAGGTCATCGAGGGTTGGGACAAGGGCGTGGCCGGTATGAAGGTGGGCGGCGTGCGCAAGCTCACCATCCCGCCGGAGATGGGATATGGCGCGCGAGGGTTCCCGCCCGTTATTCCCCCCAACTCCACCCTGCTGTTCGAGGTGGAGCTCCTGGACGTTCGTTGA
- the trxA gene encoding thioredoxin, which produces MAAVEITKDNFKETVSKEGIVILDWWASWCGPCRAFAPIFEQTSNNHPDIVFGKIDTDAQQELSGAFEIRSIPTLMVFRDGILLFEQPGALPAAALEDLLKQVKALDMEQVRKEVAAKRGEPPQA; this is translated from the coding sequence ATGGCGGCGGTCGAAATCACCAAGGACAACTTCAAGGAGACGGTGTCCAAAGAGGGCATCGTCATCCTGGACTGGTGGGCGTCGTGGTGCGGCCCCTGCCGTGCCTTCGCACCCATCTTCGAGCAGACCTCGAACAATCATCCGGACATTGTCTTCGGGAAGATTGATACGGATGCCCAGCAGGAGCTGTCCGGGGCGTTCGAGATTCGCTCCATTCCCACGCTCATGGTGTTTCGTGACGGGATTCTCCTGTTCGAGCAGCCCGGAGCGCTGCCGGCCGCCGCGCTGGAGGACCTGCTCAAGCAGGTGAAGGCCCTGGACATGGAGCAGGTCCGCAAGGAAGTCGCCGCCAAGCGCGGTGAGCCGCCGCAGGCCTGA
- a CDS encoding hybrid sensor histidine kinase/response regulator — protein MPPSVIRDAPGEDAPRARVLLVDDTPANLLSLEAILEPLGQELVLARSGEEALRELLRGEFACILMDVQMPGLNGLETAHLIRARERTRYLPILFITALSREAAFVTRGYAQGAVDYLLKPVDPDILRAKVQVFVALYLRGEEVKRQAVELAERRRSEEAAQRASELEQQLMGIVGHDIRTPLSVVLTTAKSQLASGALEPAQQKAFERVARSGERIQHIVDLLTDFTRSRLGGGIPVIPRAGDLNELCREVVDELQVARPGRTIRCDFSRDSLHGVWDLERMGQVVANLLDNALKYSPEPSAVCLATWEKPDAVFLEVHNEGAPIPPSLLPHLFEPFQRGEDSRERARTSLGLGLYIARAVVEAHRGRLTVRSSEADGTTFRLCLPRRADARLPAGGASDAGTSPAPMTA, from the coding sequence ATGCCGCCTTCCGTTATTCGAGACGCCCCGGGTGAGGATGCGCCGCGTGCGCGCGTCCTCCTGGTGGACGACACGCCCGCCAACCTGCTGTCCCTGGAAGCCATCCTGGAGCCGCTTGGCCAGGAGCTGGTGCTGGCCCGCTCCGGCGAGGAGGCGCTGCGCGAGCTGCTGCGAGGAGAGTTCGCCTGCATCCTCATGGACGTGCAGATGCCAGGGCTGAATGGGTTGGAGACGGCGCATCTCATCCGGGCGCGTGAGCGCACGCGCTACCTGCCCATCCTCTTCATCACGGCGTTGAGCCGCGAGGCGGCCTTCGTCACCCGGGGCTATGCCCAGGGGGCGGTGGACTACCTGCTCAAGCCCGTGGACCCGGACATCCTGCGCGCCAAGGTGCAGGTCTTCGTGGCGCTGTACCTGCGCGGCGAGGAGGTGAAGCGGCAGGCGGTGGAGCTCGCGGAGCGGCGCCGGTCCGAGGAAGCGGCGCAGCGGGCCTCCGAACTGGAGCAGCAGCTCATGGGCATCGTCGGCCACGACATCCGCACGCCCCTCTCCGTCGTGTTGACGACGGCGAAGAGTCAGCTCGCCAGTGGCGCGTTGGAGCCGGCGCAGCAGAAGGCGTTCGAGCGAGTGGCGCGCAGCGGCGAGCGCATCCAGCACATCGTGGACCTGCTCACGGACTTCACCCGCTCGCGGCTGGGGGGCGGCATCCCCGTCATACCTCGGGCGGGCGACCTCAACGAGCTGTGCCGCGAGGTGGTGGACGAGCTGCAGGTGGCCAGGCCGGGCCGCACCATCCGGTGCGACTTCTCACGCGACAGTCTGCACGGCGTCTGGGACCTGGAGCGCATGGGGCAGGTGGTGGCCAACCTGTTGGACAACGCCTTGAAGTACAGCCCGGAGCCGTCCGCCGTCTGCCTTGCCACCTGGGAGAAGCCGGACGCCGTCTTCCTGGAGGTCCACAACGAGGGCGCGCCCATTCCTCCCTCGCTGCTGCCGCACCTGTTCGAGCCCTTCCAACGGGGCGAGGACTCGCGTGAGCGGGCCCGCACCAGCCTGGGCCTGGGGCTCTACATCGCCCGGGCCGTCGTGGAGGCGCACCGGGGGCGGCTGACCGTCCGTTCCTCGGAAGCCGATGGCACGACCTTCCGGCTCTGCCTGCCCCGGCGGGCGGACGCGCGGCTGCCTGCCGGCGGCGCGAGCGACGCGGGGACCTCTCCCGCGCCCATGACGGCGTGA
- a CDS encoding TonB family protein yields MRSSPVWIPTLVLCVLSATGELPVTPPVPLDAPGPVLPTEVPPPEVPATVLLRLTIDRMGEVSQVEVRQSAGVAFDRAAMSAALRWRFQPARRGEEAIDVRVDVPVTFVPPVHGHHIEPVASGHDGADAPPGVAAAHGSGDARAPGGASSGTESPQAASAGTSRGASGTEHSALLGPVAQQPPFFSTTVRGASQAPPPVAVGDFHIPVGQLADVPRRSASDLMLLAPGVMLANHGGEGHAESIYIRGFDAGEGKDVELRLNGVPLNEVSHAHGHGYADTYFIIPELVESLRVTEGPYDPSQGDFGVAGTVEYQLGLARRGLTASLSTGSYAARRLSLLWGPPEASEATFVGLLLRQGHGFGPNRSYANAGIMAQVELRVGDESRLRLFGTSYGSRFASPGVVRETDVVDSRMPCAPDSDSQFFCSYDPNQGGAGQRHILSAELQSRLKRGGRFVQQGYVILRQTRIRDNFTGFLLDTTPPDGERQRGDNTEGYYRGSTMGLRGRYTPGLTLLGQPQPLELGYVARYDDVRTRSRRLRDSGGVPYATVFDNQVRTTNLGAYASLRAAPVSWLTLRGGVRLDTFLFGVDDHNRPTEDRDGPRLPDESLEAYGFFASPRASAEIRLTPRLTWLTSAGLGARSSDAAALSDAELAPYARVASGETGLGWRLDGPLALEARGAFFATRVSQDFVFDETVGRNQPVGASQRLGAFVSARGTLRDQVDIQASLAWARATLPVSGASAWKLWDGTVMPYIPELLGRVDASLRGTTLVAGQQVDWNVALGHSAIGPRPLPLDRYSAPIFLFDVGTRARWKAVEVGLSVENLLDTRWRESEFNYVSNFRGPDAPPSLMATRHFTAGAPRTFMGTLTLHLDLQEDSP; encoded by the coding sequence GTGAGGTCATCACCCGTGTGGATTCCGACTCTGGTGCTCTGCGTGCTGAGCGCCACGGGCGAGTTGCCTGTGACGCCACCCGTTCCGCTGGATGCGCCTGGGCCCGTGCTGCCCACGGAGGTGCCTCCGCCCGAGGTGCCCGCCACCGTCCTGCTGCGGCTCACCATCGACCGCATGGGCGAGGTGTCCCAGGTGGAGGTGCGGCAGTCCGCTGGCGTGGCGTTTGATCGCGCCGCGATGAGTGCCGCGCTGCGCTGGCGCTTCCAACCGGCACGGCGCGGCGAAGAAGCCATCGACGTGCGGGTGGATGTGCCCGTCACCTTCGTGCCGCCGGTGCATGGCCACCACATCGAGCCCGTGGCTTCCGGACATGACGGGGCGGATGCGCCTCCGGGCGTGGCGGCGGCGCACGGTTCGGGAGATGCGCGTGCCCCAGGTGGCGCCTCGTCGGGGACGGAAAGCCCGCAAGCCGCGTCGGCGGGGACGAGCCGGGGCGCCTCTGGAACGGAGCACTCGGCGCTTCTCGGGCCCGTGGCGCAGCAGCCACCATTCTTCTCCACCACGGTTCGTGGCGCCTCCCAGGCACCGCCGCCGGTCGCCGTGGGCGACTTCCACATTCCGGTGGGACAGCTCGCGGACGTGCCGCGTCGCTCCGCGTCGGACCTGATGTTGCTGGCGCCCGGCGTCATGCTGGCCAACCACGGCGGCGAGGGCCACGCGGAGAGCATCTACATCCGAGGCTTCGACGCGGGAGAGGGCAAGGACGTGGAGCTGCGCCTCAACGGCGTCCCGCTCAACGAGGTGTCCCACGCGCACGGTCACGGCTACGCGGACACGTATTTCATCATCCCAGAGCTGGTGGAGTCGCTGCGCGTCACCGAGGGGCCCTATGACCCATCCCAAGGCGACTTCGGCGTGGCGGGCACGGTGGAGTACCAGCTGGGGCTGGCGCGGCGCGGACTCACCGCGTCCCTCTCCACGGGCAGCTACGCCGCGCGGCGGCTGTCCCTGCTCTGGGGGCCGCCAGAGGCCAGTGAAGCCACCTTCGTGGGACTGCTGCTGCGTCAGGGCCACGGCTTCGGCCCCAACCGCTCCTACGCCAACGCGGGCATCATGGCGCAGGTGGAGCTGCGCGTCGGCGACGAGTCACGGCTGCGCTTGTTCGGCACCAGCTATGGCTCGCGCTTCGCATCGCCGGGCGTGGTGCGGGAGACGGACGTGGTGGACTCCCGGATGCCGTGCGCTCCAGATTCGGACTCGCAGTTCTTCTGTTCCTACGACCCCAACCAGGGCGGGGCGGGGCAGCGCCACATCCTCTCCGCTGAACTCCAGTCACGGCTGAAGCGCGGCGGGCGCTTCGTCCAGCAGGGCTACGTCATCCTGCGGCAGACGCGCATCCGCGACAACTTCACGGGCTTCCTGCTGGACACCACCCCACCGGACGGAGAGCGCCAGCGCGGTGACAACACGGAAGGGTACTACCGCGGCTCCACCATGGGCCTGCGGGGCCGCTACACCCCGGGACTGACGCTGTTAGGACAGCCGCAGCCACTGGAGCTCGGCTACGTGGCCCGTTACGACGACGTGCGCACGCGCTCGCGCCGGCTGAGGGACAGCGGTGGTGTGCCCTACGCCACCGTCTTCGACAACCAGGTCCGCACCACGAACCTCGGGGCCTACGCCTCGTTGCGAGCTGCCCCCGTGTCGTGGCTCACCCTGCGCGGCGGCGTGCGCCTGGACACCTTCCTCTTCGGCGTGGACGACCACAACCGGCCCACCGAGGACCGCGATGGTCCCCGCCTCCCCGACGAGTCCCTGGAGGCCTACGGCTTCTTCGCCAGCCCTCGTGCCTCCGCCGAGATTCGCCTGACGCCTCGCCTCACCTGGCTCACCAGCGCGGGTCTGGGCGCGCGCTCCAGCGACGCCGCCGCGCTGTCCGACGCGGAGCTGGCGCCCTACGCCCGCGTGGCCTCGGGTGAGACGGGGCTGGGCTGGCGGCTGGACGGGCCGCTGGCGCTGGAGGCACGCGGCGCCTTCTTCGCCACGCGCGTGTCGCAGGACTTCGTGTTCGACGAGACGGTGGGCCGCAACCAGCCGGTGGGCGCATCGCAGCGGTTGGGCGCCTTCGTCAGCGCGCGCGGGACGCTGCGGGACCAGGTGGACATCCAGGCCTCGCTGGCCTGGGCGCGCGCCACGCTGCCGGTGTCCGGGGCCTCGGCGTGGAAGCTGTGGGACGGGACGGTGATGCCCTACATCCCGGAGTTGCTGGGCCGCGTGGATGCGTCGCTGCGAGGCACCACCCTCGTAGCGGGTCAGCAGGTGGACTGGAACGTGGCCCTGGGACACAGCGCCATCGGCCCCCGGCCCCTGCCGCTGGACCGCTACAGCGCGCCCATCTTCCTGTTCGACGTGGGCACACGGGCCCGGTGGAAGGCGGTGGAGGTGGGCCTGTCGGTGGAGAACCTGCTCGACACGCGCTGGCGCGAGTCGGAGTTCAACTACGTGTCCAACTTCCGCGGTCCGGATGCGCCCCCATCGCTGATGGCCACCCGTCACTTCACCGCGGGCGCGCCCCGCACCTTCATGGGCACGCTCACCCTGCACCTGGACCTCCAGGAGGACTCGCCATGA
- a CDS encoding sterol desaturase family protein: protein MSINVYAVATPFVIVLALGEFAYCVIRRNGYYAFQDSIASMGTAVLNQCVNVAVALLVLPLFIQLGQFAPWQLGASSPLELVALFLGVDFLFYWFHRFGHRTNIGWAAHSPHHSTEELNYAVALRASVTQRLFSFLFYWPLVLVGFPPEAVLAMVAFHLVLQFIPHTRVIPKMPRWIESWLNTPSHHRVHHARNDVYIDKNYAGFLIIWDKLFGTFEEEKEACSYGLTSPPNTWDPTVINFQAWGKLVSDAVATKSHWDRLRIWVMPTGWRPADLPPRASVGWQKDGVELKFQSTELPGARGYLVFQLLAAMPFMLLVSHHASPLSGWQKLVLSLLFWAMATAWSGMLESRRWSLPLELGRVLAMGAAVTWWLIHASAPQSWTALCAAWMGVSLVWLVVVRGASQGATPVPQGSR, encoded by the coding sequence ATGAGCATCAACGTCTACGCCGTGGCCACGCCCTTCGTCATCGTCCTGGCGCTGGGGGAATTCGCTTACTGCGTCATCCGGCGCAACGGGTACTACGCCTTCCAGGACTCCATCGCGAGCATGGGCACCGCGGTGCTCAACCAGTGCGTCAACGTGGCGGTGGCGCTGCTGGTGCTCCCGCTCTTCATCCAACTGGGGCAGTTCGCGCCCTGGCAGTTGGGTGCGTCCTCGCCGCTGGAGCTGGTGGCGCTCTTCCTGGGCGTGGACTTCCTCTTCTACTGGTTCCATCGCTTCGGGCACCGCACCAACATCGGCTGGGCCGCCCATTCGCCGCACCACTCCACCGAGGAACTCAACTACGCGGTGGCCCTGCGCGCGAGCGTGACGCAGCGCCTCTTCTCGTTCCTTTTCTACTGGCCGCTGGTGCTGGTGGGCTTCCCGCCCGAGGCCGTGCTGGCCATGGTGGCCTTCCACCTGGTGCTCCAGTTCATCCCCCACACGCGCGTCATCCCGAAGATGCCCCGGTGGATTGAGTCCTGGCTCAACACGCCGTCGCACCACCGCGTCCACCACGCGCGCAATGACGTCTACATCGACAAGAACTACGCGGGCTTCCTCATCATCTGGGACAAGCTGTTCGGCACCTTCGAGGAGGAGAAGGAGGCGTGCTCCTACGGCCTCACCTCCCCGCCCAACACCTGGGACCCCACCGTCATCAACTTCCAGGCATGGGGGAAGCTGGTCAGCGACGCGGTGGCCACCAAGAGCCACTGGGACCGGCTGCGCATCTGGGTGATGCCCACCGGCTGGCGGCCCGCGGACCTGCCGCCGCGCGCCTCCGTGGGCTGGCAAAAGGACGGCGTGGAGCTGAAGTTCCAGTCCACCGAGCTACCCGGCGCCCGGGGCTACCTCGTGTTCCAGTTGCTGGCGGCGATGCCCTTCATGCTGCTGGTGAGCCACCACGCCTCGCCGCTGTCCGGCTGGCAGAAGCTGGTGCTCAGCCTGCTCTTCTGGGCCATGGCCACCGCGTGGAGCGGGATGCTGGAGTCACGGCGCTGGAGCCTTCCGCTGGAGCTGGGGCGGGTGCTCGCCATGGGGGCAGCGGTGACATGGTGGCTGATACACGCCTCCGCGCCGCAGAGCTGGACCGCGTTGTGCGCGGCGTGGATGGGCGTGTCGCTCGTCTGGCTGGTGGTGGTGCGCGGCGCCAGCCAGGGCGCCACGCCCGTGCCGCAGGGTTCGCGCTGA
- a CDS encoding Crp/Fnr family transcriptional regulator translates to MRYPKLFEHITALAPLPASEWLKAEALAREQALDKRALFLRPGDSADRFGLVLQGVFRAVRVSARGEESIKAFRAEGEFIGAYAEMLQGQPSMTAIEALEPGRVLAFQAHDLQSLEASHPCWAQLARRVAERHYILKERREQEFLDLSAEERLERFWQEHPHLHGRVPQRDVAAYLGITEVALSRIVSRRRKRAE, encoded by the coding sequence TTGAGATACCCGAAGCTCTTCGAGCACATCACCGCGCTCGCGCCGCTTCCCGCCAGCGAATGGCTGAAGGCGGAAGCGTTGGCGCGGGAGCAGGCGCTGGACAAGCGGGCGCTCTTCCTGCGGCCGGGCGACTCCGCGGACCGCTTCGGGCTGGTGCTCCAGGGCGTCTTCCGCGCGGTGCGCGTCTCCGCTCGGGGCGAGGAGTCCATCAAGGCCTTCCGCGCCGAAGGTGAGTTCATTGGCGCCTACGCGGAGATGTTGCAGGGTCAACCCTCCATGACGGCCATCGAGGCGCTGGAGCCGGGCCGCGTGCTGGCATTCCAGGCGCATGACCTTCAATCGCTGGAGGCCAGCCATCCCTGCTGGGCCCAGCTCGCCCGGCGGGTGGCGGAGCGTCACTACATCCTGAAGGAGCGCCGCGAGCAGGAGTTCCTCGACCTGTCCGCGGAGGAGCGCCTGGAGCGCTTCTGGCAGGAACATCCCCACCTGCACGGGCGTGTCCCTCAGCGGGACGTCGCGGCCTACCTGGGGATCACCGAGGTGGCCTTGAGCCGCATCGTGTCACGCCGCCGCAAGCGGGCGGAGTGA
- a CDS encoding MFS transporter: MSSLPASQDLPQRPLTRDDARTLTLAALGGALEFYDFIIFVFFTKVIGELFFPPDTPEWLRQLQAFGLFAAGYLARPLGGIVMAHFGDRAGRKRMFTLSVFMMSVPTLLIGLLPTYETAGYAAPLALLLLRAVQGAAVGGEVPGAWVFVSEHVPTRRVGLACGTLTAGLTFGILLGSLVATAVNSLLGPEQVNAYGWRAPFLIGGVFGFLAVFLRRWLAETPVFEELRRRKALVRELPLKAVLRGHGGTVVMSMLLTWVLTAGIVVVILMTPTLMQTLHAITATQALVASSVATLSLTFGCVAYGLLADRVGVGPSLGLGCALMLSATYALYLGASSPEALVPLSALAGFCVGVVGVVPTSIVRAFPAAVRFSGLSFSYNMAYAIFGGLTPLVVTLMMKASPLAPAHYVAAVSVMGVGIALHLLRAGRGAALHPATER; the protein is encoded by the coding sequence ATGTCCTCCCTTCCAGCCTCGCAGGACCTTCCGCAGCGGCCATTGACCCGTGACGACGCCCGGACGCTCACGCTGGCGGCGCTGGGGGGCGCGCTGGAGTTCTACGACTTCATCATCTTCGTCTTCTTCACCAAGGTCATCGGCGAGCTCTTCTTCCCGCCCGATACGCCGGAGTGGCTGCGACAGCTGCAGGCCTTCGGACTGTTCGCCGCAGGCTACCTGGCGCGCCCGCTGGGCGGCATCGTCATGGCCCACTTCGGAGACCGGGCGGGCCGCAAGCGCATGTTCACGTTGAGCGTGTTCATGATGTCGGTGCCCACGCTGCTGATTGGCCTGCTACCCACCTATGAGACCGCGGGCTACGCGGCGCCCCTGGCGCTGCTCCTGCTTCGCGCGGTGCAGGGCGCGGCGGTGGGCGGTGAAGTCCCGGGGGCCTGGGTCTTCGTGTCGGAGCACGTGCCCACGCGCAGGGTGGGGCTGGCGTGCGGAACGCTCACCGCGGGCCTCACGTTCGGAATCCTGCTGGGCTCGCTGGTGGCCACGGCGGTGAACTCACTGCTGGGCCCCGAGCAGGTGAACGCCTACGGCTGGCGAGCCCCCTTCCTCATCGGCGGCGTGTTCGGCTTCCTGGCAGTGTTCCTGCGCCGCTGGCTGGCGGAGACGCCCGTCTTCGAGGAGCTGCGGCGGCGCAAGGCGCTGGTGCGGGAGCTGCCGCTCAAAGCCGTGTTGCGAGGCCACGGTGGCACCGTGGTGATGTCCATGCTGCTCACCTGGGTGCTCACCGCCGGCATCGTGGTGGTCATCCTGATGACGCCCACGTTGATGCAGACCCTGCACGCAATCACCGCCACGCAAGCGCTGGTCGCCAGCAGCGTGGCCACGCTGAGCCTCACGTTCGGCTGCGTGGCGTATGGCCTGCTCGCGGACCGCGTGGGCGTGGGGCCGTCGCTGGGGCTGGGCTGTGCGTTGATGCTCTCGGCGACGTATGCGCTGTACCTGGGCGCGTCGTCGCCGGAGGCGCTGGTGCCGCTGTCCGCGCTGGCGGGCTTCTGCGTCGGCGTGGTGGGCGTGGTCCCCACCAGCATCGTGCGCGCCTTCCCCGCGGCGGTGCGCTTCTCGGGGCTCTCCTTCTCGTACAACATGGCCTACGCCATCTTCGGCGGGCTCACCCCGTTGGTCGTCACCTTGATGATGAAGGCGTCGCCCCTGGCGCCCGCGCACTACGTGGCGGCGGTGAGTGTCATGGGCGTGGGGATTGCGCTGCACCTGCTGCGCGCGGGGCGGGGAGCGGCGCTGCACCCCGCCACCGAGCGCTGA
- a CDS encoding Ig-like domain-containing protein produces the protein MTWASPQPLHRGAPLTSGGAPALLPAPPHQGPPMRTVATTTLLATCALLALAGCDNDDPVPPTPDAGTRPDAGTEPDAGTQPDAGSVQGPTVIGSTPSEGETNVLPVELFKADATTTGVRKLVTLTFDTPMDTTAADVTLVDRTTPANAPRTLTGTWTEDGLTLSVAIPRPESDLPPLEEETAYTLELGALRGAEGHAVDTSHAGLGDGRLDFTTGRRDGTTEHACAHALLESPVPVTASASPTIYPATDTSHEFYGLTLPASGTSFLGYTEVVSGESRDEPVILYLNHPIPVAVHDTTEGEDAIATALEPARPVCLPAITHTLKFTAPGGDRFLRLTFGPTERETFTFVFERY, from the coding sequence GTGACCTGGGCATCACCGCAGCCCCTCCACCGGGGCGCCCCGCTCACCTCGGGGGGCGCTCCGGCCCTTCTCCCCGCCCCACCTCACCAAGGCCCTCCGATGCGAACCGTCGCCACCACCACTTTGCTCGCCACGTGCGCCCTGCTGGCTCTGGCCGGCTGTGACAACGACGACCCCGTCCCTCCGACGCCGGACGCGGGCACCCGTCCGGATGCAGGGACCGAACCTGATGCCGGAACACAGCCCGACGCGGGTTCGGTCCAGGGCCCCACGGTCATCGGCTCCACGCCCTCGGAGGGAGAGACGAACGTCCTGCCCGTGGAGCTGTTCAAGGCGGATGCGACGACCACCGGGGTGCGCAAGCTCGTCACGCTCACCTTCGACACGCCCATGGACACCACGGCGGCGGATGTCACGCTCGTTGACCGGACGACGCCGGCCAATGCCCCTCGCACGCTGACGGGCACCTGGACCGAGGATGGCCTGACGCTCTCGGTCGCCATCCCCCGGCCCGAATCCGACCTGCCGCCGCTGGAGGAGGAGACGGCGTACACCCTGGAGCTCGGCGCGCTGCGCGGCGCGGAGGGCCACGCGGTGGACACGTCGCATGCGGGACTCGGTGATGGGCGGCTGGACTTCACCACCGGCCGGCGCGACGGCACCACCGAACACGCCTGCGCCCACGCACTGCTGGAGAGCCCGGTGCCCGTCACCGCGAGCGCCTCCCCCACCATCTACCCCGCGACGGATACCTCCCACGAGTTCTACGGCCTGACGCTCCCCGCCAGCGGCACGTCCTTCCTGGGCTACACGGAAGTCGTGTCGGGAGAGAGCCGGGACGAGCCCGTCATCCTGTACCTCAACCACCCCATCCCGGTGGCGGTGCACGACACGACGGAAGGCGAGGACGCTATCGCCACCGCGCTGGAGCCCGCCCGGCCCGTCTGCCTGCCCGCCATCACCCACACGCTGAAGTTCACCGCGCCCGGCGGCGACCGCTTCCTCCGGCTCACCTTCGGCCCGACGGAGCGGGAGACGTTCACCTTCGTCTTCGAACGCTACTGA